From the Gymnogyps californianus isolate 813 chromosome 2, ASM1813914v2, whole genome shotgun sequence genome, one window contains:
- the CDV3 gene encoding protein CDV3 homolog isoform X2, whose protein sequence is MAETEERSLDDFFAKRDKKKRKEKSSRGAAVASSASNAASNAAGAAAAAGGTRPADGSGSGAAASNAGSAKTATKVRPGGEGRGGRAGPLRRGGGGGRVTASSAGPGGAFLPAGEDDWKEFEQKEEIDYSGLRVQSMQISEKDDDESEKREEPGDNWEETGGGVDRSSGPWNKSAPAPAPVVEPIVTETPEPVQTGGVYRPPGAREGGRPRRAQQGPPEIYSDTQFPSLQSTAKLVDSRKDKEMEKSFEVVKHKTRGRDEVSKNQALKLQLDNQYAVLGDQ, encoded by the exons ATGGCggagacagaggagaggagCCTCGACGACTTCTTCGCCAAGCGGGACAAGAAGAAGCGGAAGGAGAAGAGCAGCCGAGGGGCCGCCGTGGCCTCCAGCGCCTCCAACGCCGCCTCTAAcgccgcgggggcggccgcggcggccgggggaACCCGCCCGGCTGATGGCAGCGGCTCCGGGGCCGCCGCCTCCAACGCCGGCTCCGCCAAGACAGCGACCAAGGTACGGccgggaggagaggggaggggggggagagcGGGGCCGCTCCGTCGGGGCGGCGGTGGGGGAAGGGTCACGGCTTCCTCCGCCGGCCCGGGCGGCGCCTTCCTGCCGGCAGGGG AGGATGATTGGAAGGAGTttgagcaaaaggaagaaattgatTATAGTGGTCTTAGAGTTCAGTCCATGCAAATAAG TgaaaaagatgatgatgaaagtgaaaaaagagaagaaccCGGTGACAACTGGGAGGAGACTGGTGGTGGTGTAGACAGATCATCTGGTCCTTGGAACAAGTCAGCTCCTGCACCAGCACCTGTTGTTGAACCAATTG TTACAGAAACCCCAGAACCAGTTCAGACTGGTGGTGTATACAGGCCGCCTGGTGCCAGGGAGGGTGGCAGGCCACGGAGAGCACAGCAAGGACCACCAGAAATCTATAGTGATACGCAGTTTCCATCACTGCAGTCCACCGCCAAGCTTGTAGACAGTCGAAA ggataaagaaatggagaagagcTTTGAAGTAGTAAAACACAAAACTAGAGGTAGGGATGAGGTCTCAAAAAACCAGGCACTTAAACTTCAGCTAGACAACCAGTATGCTGTGCTTGGGGATCAGTAG
- the CDV3 gene encoding protein CDV3 homolog isoform X4 — translation MAETEERSLDDFFAKRDKKKRKEKSSRGAAVASSASNAASNAAGAAAAAGGTRPADGSGSGAAASNAGSAKTATKEEDDWKEFEQKEEIDYSGLRVQSMQISSEKDDDESEKREEPGDNWEETGGGVDRSSGPWNKSAPAPAPVVEPIVTETPEPVQTGGVYRPPGAREGGRPRRAQQGPPEIYSDTQFPSLQSTAKLVDSRKDKEMEKSFEVVKHKTRGRDEVSKNQALKLQLDNQYAVLGDQ, via the exons ATGGCggagacagaggagaggagCCTCGACGACTTCTTCGCCAAGCGGGACAAGAAGAAGCGGAAGGAGAAGAGCAGCCGAGGGGCCGCCGTGGCCTCCAGCGCCTCCAACGCCGCCTCTAAcgccgcgggggcggccgcggcggccgggggaACCCGCCCGGCTGATGGCAGCGGCTCCGGGGCCGCCGCCTCCAACGCCGGCTCCGCCAAGACAGCGACCAAG GAAGAGGATGATTGGAAGGAGTttgagcaaaaggaagaaattgatTATAGTGGTCTTAGAGTTCAGTCCATGCAAATAAG CAG TgaaaaagatgatgatgaaagtgaaaaaagagaagaaccCGGTGACAACTGGGAGGAGACTGGTGGTGGTGTAGACAGATCATCTGGTCCTTGGAACAAGTCAGCTCCTGCACCAGCACCTGTTGTTGAACCAATTG TTACAGAAACCCCAGAACCAGTTCAGACTGGTGGTGTATACAGGCCGCCTGGTGCCAGGGAGGGTGGCAGGCCACGGAGAGCACAGCAAGGACCACCAGAAATCTATAGTGATACGCAGTTTCCATCACTGCAGTCCACCGCCAAGCTTGTAGACAGTCGAAA ggataaagaaatggagaagagcTTTGAAGTAGTAAAACACAAAACTAGAGGTAGGGATGAGGTCTCAAAAAACCAGGCACTTAAACTTCAGCTAGACAACCAGTATGCTGTGCTTGGGGATCAGTAG
- the CDV3 gene encoding protein CDV3 homolog isoform X3, giving the protein MAETEERSLDDFFAKRDKKKRKEKSSRGAAVASSASNAASNAAGAAAAAGGTRPADGSGSGAAASNAGSAKTATKEEDDWKEFEQKEEIDYSGLRVQSMQISEKDDDESEKREEPGDNWEETGGGVDRSSGPWNKSAPAPAPVVEPIVTETPEPVQTGGVYRPPGAREGGRPRRAQQGPPEIYSDTQFPSLQSTAKLVDSRKDKEMEKSFEVVKHKTRGRDEVSKNQALKLQLDNQYAVLGDQ; this is encoded by the exons ATGGCggagacagaggagaggagCCTCGACGACTTCTTCGCCAAGCGGGACAAGAAGAAGCGGAAGGAGAAGAGCAGCCGAGGGGCCGCCGTGGCCTCCAGCGCCTCCAACGCCGCCTCTAAcgccgcgggggcggccgcggcggccgggggaACCCGCCCGGCTGATGGCAGCGGCTCCGGGGCCGCCGCCTCCAACGCCGGCTCCGCCAAGACAGCGACCAAG GAAGAGGATGATTGGAAGGAGTttgagcaaaaggaagaaattgatTATAGTGGTCTTAGAGTTCAGTCCATGCAAATAAG TgaaaaagatgatgatgaaagtgaaaaaagagaagaaccCGGTGACAACTGGGAGGAGACTGGTGGTGGTGTAGACAGATCATCTGGTCCTTGGAACAAGTCAGCTCCTGCACCAGCACCTGTTGTTGAACCAATTG TTACAGAAACCCCAGAACCAGTTCAGACTGGTGGTGTATACAGGCCGCCTGGTGCCAGGGAGGGTGGCAGGCCACGGAGAGCACAGCAAGGACCACCAGAAATCTATAGTGATACGCAGTTTCCATCACTGCAGTCCACCGCCAAGCTTGTAGACAGTCGAAA ggataaagaaatggagaagagcTTTGAAGTAGTAAAACACAAAACTAGAGGTAGGGATGAGGTCTCAAAAAACCAGGCACTTAAACTTCAGCTAGACAACCAGTATGCTGTGCTTGGGGATCAGTAG
- the CDV3 gene encoding protein CDV3 homolog isoform X1, whose amino-acid sequence MAETEERSLDDFFAKRDKKKRKEKSSRGAAVASSASNAASNAAGAAAAAGGTRPADGSGSGAAASNAGSAKTATKVRPGGEGRGGRAGPLRRGGGGGRVTASSAGPGGAFLPAGGAATEEDDWKEFEQKEEIDYSGLRVQSMQISEKDDDESEKREEPGDNWEETGGGVDRSSGPWNKSAPAPAPVVEPIVTETPEPVQTGGVYRPPGAREGGRPRRAQQGPPEIYSDTQFPSLQSTAKLVDSRKDKEMEKSFEVVKHKTRGRDEVSKNQALKLQLDNQYAVLGDQ is encoded by the exons ATGGCggagacagaggagaggagCCTCGACGACTTCTTCGCCAAGCGGGACAAGAAGAAGCGGAAGGAGAAGAGCAGCCGAGGGGCCGCCGTGGCCTCCAGCGCCTCCAACGCCGCCTCTAAcgccgcgggggcggccgcggcggccgggggaACCCGCCCGGCTGATGGCAGCGGCTCCGGGGCCGCCGCCTCCAACGCCGGCTCCGCCAAGACAGCGACCAAGGTACGGccgggaggagaggggaggggggggagagcGGGGCCGCTCCGTCGGGGCGGCGGTGGGGGAAGGGTCACGGCTTCCTCCGCCGGCCCGGGCGGCGCCTTCCTGCCGGCAGGGGGCGCCGCCACC GAAGAGGATGATTGGAAGGAGTttgagcaaaaggaagaaattgatTATAGTGGTCTTAGAGTTCAGTCCATGCAAATAAG TgaaaaagatgatgatgaaagtgaaaaaagagaagaaccCGGTGACAACTGGGAGGAGACTGGTGGTGGTGTAGACAGATCATCTGGTCCTTGGAACAAGTCAGCTCCTGCACCAGCACCTGTTGTTGAACCAATTG TTACAGAAACCCCAGAACCAGTTCAGACTGGTGGTGTATACAGGCCGCCTGGTGCCAGGGAGGGTGGCAGGCCACGGAGAGCACAGCAAGGACCACCAGAAATCTATAGTGATACGCAGTTTCCATCACTGCAGTCCACCGCCAAGCTTGTAGACAGTCGAAA ggataaagaaatggagaagagcTTTGAAGTAGTAAAACACAAAACTAGAGGTAGGGATGAGGTCTCAAAAAACCAGGCACTTAAACTTCAGCTAGACAACCAGTATGCTGTGCTTGGGGATCAGTAG